TTCGCCCTCAACAACCTGCAGAGCGACGTCCAGCAGATCGCCAAGGGCGCGATCATCGTCGCCGCCGTGCTGGTCCAGCGCCGTACCGCGAGCACGACATGAGGAAAGGGTTCACCGCCATGCCAGAGCCGATGTCCCGCACCAGCCGCAGAGGGCTCCTCCTCGGCGCGGCCGCCGTCTCCACCGGCGCCCTCCTCGCCGGCTGCACCAGCAACGACTCCCAGGACGAGGAGCCCGCGGCCGGCGGCCAGTCCGCCACCGACGACCAGCCGGGCAAGCAGGTCACCATCGGCTTCGCGGGACCGCAGGCCGACCACGGCTGGCTCAACGCGATCAACGACAACGCCAAGCGCCGCGCCAAGAAGTACTCCGACGTCACCCTGGAGATCACCGAGGGCTCCAACGACACCGCCGCCCAGATCGGCCAGATCGAGACCCTGATCAACAAGAAGGTCGACGTCCTGGTGGTGCTGCCCGCCGACGGCAAGGCCCTCACCCAGGTCGGCCTGAAGGCGATGCGGGCCGGCATCCCCGTCGTCAACCTCGACCGGATCTTCAACTCCCCGCAGGCGTACCGCTGCTGGATCGGCGGCGACAACTACGGCATGGGCCTCAACGCCGGCACGTACATCGGCGAGAAACTCAAGGGCAAGAGCGACGCCCGGGTCGTCGAACTCGCCGGCCTCGACAACCTGGAGCTGACCAAACAGCGCACCCAGGGCTTCGACGACGCCCTCAAGAACTACCCCAACATCAAGAAGGTGGCCCGCCAGGCAGCCGACTTCACGGTCGAGTCGGGACAGGCCAAGATGGCCCAACTCCTCCAGGCGCAGTCGAAGTTCGACGCCCTGTGGAACCACGACGACGACCAGGGCGTGGGCGCGCTGCGCGCCGTCGAACAGGCGGGCCGCGACGACTTCCTGATGGTCGGCGGCGCCGGCGCGCTCTCCGCGTTCCAGGCCATCAAACAGGACAACGGCGTCCTCAAGGCCACCGTCCTCTACCCGCCGACCATGGCCGCCTCCGCCATCGACCTGGCCCGCGCGCTCGGCCAGGGCAAGGGCGTCGGCGGGCTCGCCGAGTACGAGATCCCGACCTCGGTGACGCTCTACTCCGCCGTCGTCGACAAGGACAACATCGAGCGCTACCTGCCCACCGGCTTCCGCTGACAGGCCCCGCCCGCACCCGCCGCCCCGCACCCCGCACGGCGCACCGACGACGTGGACCACCAGCGCCACAGGGACCCCGAGGACCAGGAGGACTTCCGTATGGGACAGCCGCAGCAGCCGGACGGGCCACCCGGAGAGCGGACGCCGCTGCGCGTCGGCATGGTCGGCTACGCCTTCATGGGCGCCGCCCACTCCCAGGGCTGGCGCACCGCGGGCCGGGTCTTCGACCTGCCGCGCCGGCCCGTCCTGGCCGCGATCTGCGGACGGGACGAGGCGGCGGTCCGCGCCGCGGCCGACCGGCACGGCTGGGACAGCGCCGAGACCGACTGGCGACGGCTGATCGCACGGGACGACATCGACCTCGTCGACATCTGCACCCCGGGCGACAGCCACGCCGAGATCGCCCTCGCCGCGCTGGCCGCAGGCAAGCACGTGCTGTGCGAGAAACCCCTCGCCAACACCGTCGCGGAGGCCGAGGCGATGACGGCCGCCGCCGAAGCGGCCTACGCACGCGGCCAGTTGGCGATGGTCGGCTTCAACTACCGCCGGGTGCCCGCCACCGCGCTCGCCCGCACCATGGTCGAGGAGGGCAGGCTCGGCACCCTGCGCCACCTGCGGGTGACCTACCTCCAGGACTGGCTGGTCGACCCCGGCTTCCCGCTGACCTGGCGGCTGCGCAGGGAACACGCCGGCTCCGGCTCCCTCGGCGACCTGGGCGCCCACATCGTCGACCTCGCCCAGTTCCTCGCGGGCGAACCGCTCGCCGGGGTGTCCGCGCTGACCGAGACCTTCGTACGGGAACGCCCGCTGCCCCTCGGCACCACCAGCGGCCTGAGCGCCGGGGCGTCCGCCGGGACCGGCGCGGTCACCGTCGACGACGCCGCCCTGTTCACCGGCCGCTTCGCCTCCGGCGCCCTCGCCTCATTCGAGGCCACCCGGTACGCGACCGGCCGCAAGAACTCCCTGCGCATCGAACTCAACGGCGAGCGCGGCTCGTTGGCCTTCGACCTGGAACGCCTCAACGAACTCTCCTACCACGACGGCACCGAACCCGGCACGCACGCCGGGTTCCGCCGCATCCTCGTCACCGAACCCGACCACCCCTACCTCGACGCCTGGTGGCCGCCAGGACACGGCCTCGGCTACGAGCACACCTTCGTCCACCAGGTCCGCGACCTCGTCCACGCGGTCGCCGAGGGCACCAGGCCCCGCCCCTCCTTCGCCGACGGACTCCAGGTGCAGCGCGTGCTCGCGGCCGTCGAGGAGAGCGCCGAGAAGAACTCCGTCTACACGCCCGTCGCAGGCTGAGGAGGCCGCGCCATGCCGC
The sequence above is a segment of the Streptomyces griseoviridis genome. Coding sequences within it:
- a CDS encoding substrate-binding domain-containing protein; protein product: MPEPMSRTSRRGLLLGAAAVSTGALLAGCTSNDSQDEEPAAGGQSATDDQPGKQVTIGFAGPQADHGWLNAINDNAKRRAKKYSDVTLEITEGSNDTAAQIGQIETLINKKVDVLVVLPADGKALTQVGLKAMRAGIPVVNLDRIFNSPQAYRCWIGGDNYGMGLNAGTYIGEKLKGKSDARVVELAGLDNLELTKQRTQGFDDALKNYPNIKKVARQAADFTVESGQAKMAQLLQAQSKFDALWNHDDDQGVGALRAVEQAGRDDFLMVGGAGALSAFQAIKQDNGVLKATVLYPPTMAASAIDLARALGQGKGVGGLAEYEIPTSVTLYSAVVDKDNIERYLPTGFR
- a CDS encoding Gfo/Idh/MocA family protein — protein: MGQPQQPDGPPGERTPLRVGMVGYAFMGAAHSQGWRTAGRVFDLPRRPVLAAICGRDEAAVRAAADRHGWDSAETDWRRLIARDDIDLVDICTPGDSHAEIALAALAAGKHVLCEKPLANTVAEAEAMTAAAEAAYARGQLAMVGFNYRRVPATALARTMVEEGRLGTLRHLRVTYLQDWLVDPGFPLTWRLRREHAGSGSLGDLGAHIVDLAQFLAGEPLAGVSALTETFVRERPLPLGTTSGLSAGASAGTGAVTVDDAALFTGRFASGALASFEATRYATGRKNSLRIELNGERGSLAFDLERLNELSYHDGTEPGTHAGFRRILVTEPDHPYLDAWWPPGHGLGYEHTFVHQVRDLVHAVAEGTRPRPSFADGLQVQRVLAAVEESAEKNSVYTPVAG